A window of the Cystobacter fuscus genome harbors these coding sequences:
- a CDS encoding YHS domain-containing protein, with the protein MKSTQKQQLDPVCGKHLEAPEGRPSTEYKKRRYFFCSERCRTAFEKRAERFRMNDLARAGALLTPGRVRWGIA; encoded by the coding sequence ATGAAGAGCACGCAGAAACAGCAGTTGGACCCGGTGTGTGGCAAGCACCTGGAAGCGCCCGAGGGCCGCCCGTCCACGGAGTACAAGAAGCGGCGGTATTTCTTCTGCTCGGAGCGGTGCCGCACGGCCTTCGAGAAGCGGGCGGAGCGCTTCCGGATGAACGACCTGGCACGCGCGGGAGCGCTGCTGACACCCGGCCGCGTGCGCTGGGGCATCGCCTAG
- a CDS encoding SitI3 family protein, with translation MEPIPTPSHATAREGSNRRPENLINATVSICATESGTESAIESAFHFTPTLTVSFRRAHDADWDGFRRTLLDASLLLLNESQDTLLLFNGERIEFQRFGGQLVFNAESGYWRDKDWLKSRLGLPFEWRPLPSPLL, from the coding sequence TTGGAGCCCATCCCAACACCCTCTCATGCAACGGCTCGCGAAGGCTCCAATCGCCGACCTGAAAACCTCATCAACGCAACAGTTTCGATCTGCGCCACAGAAAGTGGGACGGAATCGGCCATCGAGTCCGCATTCCATTTCACCCCTACACTGACAGTCAGTTTCCGCCGCGCGCATGATGCGGACTGGGACGGGTTCAGACGAACTCTGCTGGATGCGTCCCTCTTGCTATTGAATGAATCGCAAGACACGCTCCTGCTCTTCAATGGGGAACGAATCGAGTTCCAGCGATTCGGCGGGCAGCTCGTCTTCAATGCCGAGTCTGGATATTGGCGAGACAAGGACTGGCTGAAGAGCAGGCTCGGCCTTCCATTTGAATGGCGTCCCTTACCGTCGCCACTGCTCTAA